GCCAGGCCCGGCCGCGGCTGCCCGGCCGCCAGCCGCGCATCGACCCGGGCCTTGAGCTGGTCGAGCAGGCCGTCGGCGATGCGCCGCCCGTCGAGGATGCGGGCTGGAACGGAGGAGACGGGCGCGGAGTCGGTCATCAGGGCGAGCGGGTGTAGAGTCTGGGGGACCCCATTGTCCCCGATTCCGCCATGACCGACACCACCCGCATCGAGGCCGCCGCGTTCCGGCGGCTGCTGCAGCACCTCAACCAGGAGCGCAGCGACGTGCAGAACATCGACCTGATGATCCTGGCCGGCTTCTGCCGCAACTGCTTGGCCGACTGGTACCGCGAGGCCGCGGCCGCCGAAGGCGAGACCCTGAGCAAGGAGCAGGCGCGCGAACGCGTCTATGGCATGCCCTTCGCCGATTGGAAGGCGCAGTTCCAGGCC
This sequence is a window from Xanthomonas sp. CFBP 8443. Protein-coding genes within it:
- a CDS encoding DUF1244 domain-containing protein, whose amino-acid sequence is MTDTTRIEAAAFRRLLQHLNQERSDVQNIDLMILAGFCRNCLADWYREAAAAEGETLSKEQARERVYGMPFADWKAQFQAEATPEQLAAFADAQRRHG